One segment of Pangasianodon hypophthalmus isolate fPanHyp1 chromosome 10, fPanHyp1.pri, whole genome shotgun sequence DNA contains the following:
- the hspa12a gene encoding heat shock 70 kDa protein 12A isoform X3 yields the protein MADNITDAMAAPSPAKSIGDPGITPLSPTHTMKDSEQNEPASHSFMVVVAIDFGTTSSGYAYAFIKEPECIHTMRRWEGGDPGVSNQKTPTTILLSPDKKFHSFGYAARDFYHDLDPTESKQWLYLEKFKMKLHTTANLSIDTDLHAANGKKVKALDIFAYALAFFKEQALKELSDQAGAEFDNADVRWVITVPAIWKMPAKQFMREAAYKAGLASRDTPEQLIIALEPEAASIYCRKLRLHQMVDLGDKTSINGYDPAENVGAGMAHGDRYVVVDCGGGTVDLTVHQIRMPEGHLKELYKASGGPYGSIGVDYEFEKLLCKIFGQDFIDQFKIKRPAAWVDLMIAFESRKRAAAPDRSNPLNINLPFSFIDYYKKFRGHSVEHALRKSNVDFVKWSSQGMLRMNPDAMNALFKPTIDHIIQHLKELFERPEVTDIKFLFLVGGFAESPLLQKAVQDMLQGRSRVIIPHDVGLTILKGAVLFGLDPGVIKVRRSPLTYGVGVLNRFVEGKHPPEKLLVRDGTRWCTDVFDTFISADQSVALGETVKRSYTPAKPSQQVIVIHVYCSEREHVGFISDAGVRKCGTLRLDVSGTESPAAGVRREIQTLMQFGDTEIRAMAIDVATNRTVKASIDFLGQ from the exons atgcAATGGCTGCCCCGTCGCCAGCAAAGAGTATTGGCGACCCAGGCATCACGCCTCTCTCCCCTACACACACAATG AAGGATTCGGAGCAGAATGAACCGGCGAGTCACTCGTTCATGGTGGTGGTGGCCATCGACTTCGGCACCACGTCCAGCGGCTATGCCTACGCTTTCATTAAAGAGCCAGAGTGCATCCACACCATGAG GCGCTGGGAGGGCGGAGACCCGGGCGTGTCCAATCAGAAGACGCCGACCACCATTCTGCTGAGTCCTGACAAGAAGTTCCACAGTTTTGGTTATGCAGCGAGAGACTTTTACCACGACTTGGACCCCACCGAGTCAAAGCAGTGGCTCTACCTGGAGaagtttaaaatgaaacttCACACGACtgcg AATCTGTCCATCGACACAGACCTCCATGCAGCCAATGGGAAGAAAGTGAAGGCTTTGGATATATTTGCCTACGCACTGGCCTTCTTCAAGGAACAGGCTCTCAAA gAGCTGAGCGACCAGGCGGGGGCGGAGTTTGACAACGCTGACGTCAGATGGGTCATCACTGTTCCGGCCATCTGGAAAATGCCGGCAAAGCAGTTCATGAGAGAGGCTGCGTATAAG GCAGGTCTGGCCTCACGTGACACCCCCGAACAGCTCATCATCGCACTGGAACCCGAGGCAGCCTCCATCTACTGCCGCAAGCTCCGCCTACATCAGATGGTCGACCTTGGTGATAAGACATCCATCAATGGCTACGACCCGGCTGAGAACGTGGGGGCGGGGATGGCGCATG GTGACAGATACGTGGTGGTGGATTGTGGAGGAGGAACGGTGGACCTGACGGTGCATCAGATCCGCATGCCTGAAGGTCACCTGAAGGAGCTCTACAAGGCCTCAG ggGGTCCATATGGTTCGATCGGCGTCGACTATGAATTTGAGAAGCTGCTCTGTAAGATCTTTGGTCAGGACTTTATTGATCAGTTTAAGATAAAGAGACCGGCTGCGTGGGTGGACCTGATGATAGCATTCGAGTCCCGCAAGAGAGCTGCAGCCCCCGACCGCTCCAACCCACTCAACATCAACCTGCCCTTCTCCTTCATCGACTACTACAAGAAGTTCCGCGGCCACAGTGTGGAGCACGCGCTGCGCAAGAGCAA tgtggacTTTGTAAAGTGGTCATCTCAGGGCATGTTGAGGATGAACCCAGATGCCATGAACGCTCTGTTCAAGCCCACTATCGACCACATCATCCAGCATCTGA AGGAGCTGTTTGAGAGGCCTGAGGTAACAGACATcaagttcctgttcttggtaggTGGTTTTGCCGAGTCACCGCTCCTGCAGAAGGCGGTGCAGGACATGTTGCAGGGGCGGAGCCGTGTCATCATCCCACATGATGTGGGTCTGACCATCCTGAAGGGAGCCGTGCTGTTCGGTCTGGACCCGGGCGTGATCAAGGTGCGCCGTTCACCACTGACCTACGGCGTGGGTGTGCTCAACCGCTTTGTGGAGGGGAAGCACCCACCTGAGAAGCTGCTGGTACGTGATGGCACACGCTGGTGCACTGATGTCTTCGATACGTTCATATCAGCTGACCAGTCGGTGGCGCTGGGTGAAACGGTGAAGCGCAGCTACACACCAGCCAAGCCTTCTCAGCAGGTCATCGTCATCCACGTGTACTGCTCAGAGCGGGAGCACGTAGGCTTCATCTCAGATGCAGGCGTGCGAAAGTGTGGCACGCTGCGCCTCGACGTCAGCGGCACAGAGAGTCCGGCAGCGGGGGTACGCCGTGAGATCCAGACGCTCATGCAGTTCGGCGACACCGAGATCCGAGCAATGGCCATTGACGTGGCCACCAACCGCACGGTCAAGGCCAGCATCGACTTCCTCggccagtga
- the hspa12a gene encoding heat shock 70 kDa protein 12A isoform X1: protein MADNITDAMAAPSPAKSIGDPGITPLSPTHTMKDSEQNEPASHSFMVVVAIDFGTTSSGYAYAFIKEPECIHTMRRWEGGDPGVSNQKTPTTILLSPDKKFHSFGYAARDFYHDLDPTESKQWLYLEKFKMKLHTTANLSIDTDLHAANGKKVKALDIFAYALAFFKEQALKELSDQAGAEFDNADVRWVITVPAIWKMPAKQFMREAAYKAGLASRDTPEQLIIALEPEAASIYCRKLRLHQMVDLGDKTSINGYDPAENVGAGMAHAKEHVRRNRQSRTFLVENVIGELWSELSEGDRYVVVDCGGGTVDLTVHQIRMPEGHLKELYKASGGPYGSIGVDYEFEKLLCKIFGQDFIDQFKIKRPAAWVDLMIAFESRKRAAAPDRSNPLNINLPFSFIDYYKKFRGHSVEHALRKSNVDFVKWSSQGMLRMNPDAMNALFKPTIDHIIQHLKELFERPEVTDIKFLFLVGGFAESPLLQKAVQDMLQGRSRVIIPHDVGLTILKGAVLFGLDPGVIKVRRSPLTYGVGVLNRFVEGKHPPEKLLVRDGTRWCTDVFDTFISADQSVALGETVKRSYTPAKPSQQVIVIHVYCSEREHVGFISDAGVRKCGTLRLDVSGTESPAAGVRREIQTLMQFGDTEIRAMAIDVATNRTVKASIDFLGQ, encoded by the exons atgcAATGGCTGCCCCGTCGCCAGCAAAGAGTATTGGCGACCCAGGCATCACGCCTCTCTCCCCTACACACACAATG AAGGATTCGGAGCAGAATGAACCGGCGAGTCACTCGTTCATGGTGGTGGTGGCCATCGACTTCGGCACCACGTCCAGCGGCTATGCCTACGCTTTCATTAAAGAGCCAGAGTGCATCCACACCATGAG GCGCTGGGAGGGCGGAGACCCGGGCGTGTCCAATCAGAAGACGCCGACCACCATTCTGCTGAGTCCTGACAAGAAGTTCCACAGTTTTGGTTATGCAGCGAGAGACTTTTACCACGACTTGGACCCCACCGAGTCAAAGCAGTGGCTCTACCTGGAGaagtttaaaatgaaacttCACACGACtgcg AATCTGTCCATCGACACAGACCTCCATGCAGCCAATGGGAAGAAAGTGAAGGCTTTGGATATATTTGCCTACGCACTGGCCTTCTTCAAGGAACAGGCTCTCAAA gAGCTGAGCGACCAGGCGGGGGCGGAGTTTGACAACGCTGACGTCAGATGGGTCATCACTGTTCCGGCCATCTGGAAAATGCCGGCAAAGCAGTTCATGAGAGAGGCTGCGTATAAG GCAGGTCTGGCCTCACGTGACACCCCCGAACAGCTCATCATCGCACTGGAACCCGAGGCAGCCTCCATCTACTGCCGCAAGCTCCGCCTACATCAGATGGTCGACCTTGGTGATAAGACATCCATCAATGGCTACGACCCGGCTGAGAACGTGGGGGCGGGGATGGCGCATG CCAAGGAACACGTGCGTCGCAACCGGCAGAGTCGCACCTTTCTGGTGGAAAATGTCATAGGAGAGCTCTGGTCCGAACTCAGTGAAG GTGACAGATACGTGGTGGTGGATTGTGGAGGAGGAACGGTGGACCTGACGGTGCATCAGATCCGCATGCCTGAAGGTCACCTGAAGGAGCTCTACAAGGCCTCAG ggGGTCCATATGGTTCGATCGGCGTCGACTATGAATTTGAGAAGCTGCTCTGTAAGATCTTTGGTCAGGACTTTATTGATCAGTTTAAGATAAAGAGACCGGCTGCGTGGGTGGACCTGATGATAGCATTCGAGTCCCGCAAGAGAGCTGCAGCCCCCGACCGCTCCAACCCACTCAACATCAACCTGCCCTTCTCCTTCATCGACTACTACAAGAAGTTCCGCGGCCACAGTGTGGAGCACGCGCTGCGCAAGAGCAA tgtggacTTTGTAAAGTGGTCATCTCAGGGCATGTTGAGGATGAACCCAGATGCCATGAACGCTCTGTTCAAGCCCACTATCGACCACATCATCCAGCATCTGA AGGAGCTGTTTGAGAGGCCTGAGGTAACAGACATcaagttcctgttcttggtaggTGGTTTTGCCGAGTCACCGCTCCTGCAGAAGGCGGTGCAGGACATGTTGCAGGGGCGGAGCCGTGTCATCATCCCACATGATGTGGGTCTGACCATCCTGAAGGGAGCCGTGCTGTTCGGTCTGGACCCGGGCGTGATCAAGGTGCGCCGTTCACCACTGACCTACGGCGTGGGTGTGCTCAACCGCTTTGTGGAGGGGAAGCACCCACCTGAGAAGCTGCTGGTACGTGATGGCACACGCTGGTGCACTGATGTCTTCGATACGTTCATATCAGCTGACCAGTCGGTGGCGCTGGGTGAAACGGTGAAGCGCAGCTACACACCAGCCAAGCCTTCTCAGCAGGTCATCGTCATCCACGTGTACTGCTCAGAGCGGGAGCACGTAGGCTTCATCTCAGATGCAGGCGTGCGAAAGTGTGGCACGCTGCGCCTCGACGTCAGCGGCACAGAGAGTCCGGCAGCGGGGGTACGCCGTGAGATCCAGACGCTCATGCAGTTCGGCGACACCGAGATCCGAGCAATGGCCATTGACGTGGCCACCAACCGCACGGTCAAGGCCAGCATCGACTTCCTCggccagtga
- the hspa12a gene encoding heat shock 70 kDa protein 12A isoform X2, which yields MAAPSPAKSIGDPGITPLSPTHTMKDSEQNEPASHSFMVVVAIDFGTTSSGYAYAFIKEPECIHTMRRWEGGDPGVSNQKTPTTILLSPDKKFHSFGYAARDFYHDLDPTESKQWLYLEKFKMKLHTTANLSIDTDLHAANGKKVKALDIFAYALAFFKEQALKELSDQAGAEFDNADVRWVITVPAIWKMPAKQFMREAAYKAGLASRDTPEQLIIALEPEAASIYCRKLRLHQMVDLGDKTSINGYDPAENVGAGMAHAKEHVRRNRQSRTFLVENVIGELWSELSEGDRYVVVDCGGGTVDLTVHQIRMPEGHLKELYKASGGPYGSIGVDYEFEKLLCKIFGQDFIDQFKIKRPAAWVDLMIAFESRKRAAAPDRSNPLNINLPFSFIDYYKKFRGHSVEHALRKSNVDFVKWSSQGMLRMNPDAMNALFKPTIDHIIQHLKELFERPEVTDIKFLFLVGGFAESPLLQKAVQDMLQGRSRVIIPHDVGLTILKGAVLFGLDPGVIKVRRSPLTYGVGVLNRFVEGKHPPEKLLVRDGTRWCTDVFDTFISADQSVALGETVKRSYTPAKPSQQVIVIHVYCSEREHVGFISDAGVRKCGTLRLDVSGTESPAAGVRREIQTLMQFGDTEIRAMAIDVATNRTVKASIDFLGQ from the exons ATGGCTGCCCCGTCGCCAGCAAAGAGTATTGGCGACCCAGGCATCACGCCTCTCTCCCCTACACACACAATG AAGGATTCGGAGCAGAATGAACCGGCGAGTCACTCGTTCATGGTGGTGGTGGCCATCGACTTCGGCACCACGTCCAGCGGCTATGCCTACGCTTTCATTAAAGAGCCAGAGTGCATCCACACCATGAG GCGCTGGGAGGGCGGAGACCCGGGCGTGTCCAATCAGAAGACGCCGACCACCATTCTGCTGAGTCCTGACAAGAAGTTCCACAGTTTTGGTTATGCAGCGAGAGACTTTTACCACGACTTGGACCCCACCGAGTCAAAGCAGTGGCTCTACCTGGAGaagtttaaaatgaaacttCACACGACtgcg AATCTGTCCATCGACACAGACCTCCATGCAGCCAATGGGAAGAAAGTGAAGGCTTTGGATATATTTGCCTACGCACTGGCCTTCTTCAAGGAACAGGCTCTCAAA gAGCTGAGCGACCAGGCGGGGGCGGAGTTTGACAACGCTGACGTCAGATGGGTCATCACTGTTCCGGCCATCTGGAAAATGCCGGCAAAGCAGTTCATGAGAGAGGCTGCGTATAAG GCAGGTCTGGCCTCACGTGACACCCCCGAACAGCTCATCATCGCACTGGAACCCGAGGCAGCCTCCATCTACTGCCGCAAGCTCCGCCTACATCAGATGGTCGACCTTGGTGATAAGACATCCATCAATGGCTACGACCCGGCTGAGAACGTGGGGGCGGGGATGGCGCATG CCAAGGAACACGTGCGTCGCAACCGGCAGAGTCGCACCTTTCTGGTGGAAAATGTCATAGGAGAGCTCTGGTCCGAACTCAGTGAAG GTGACAGATACGTGGTGGTGGATTGTGGAGGAGGAACGGTGGACCTGACGGTGCATCAGATCCGCATGCCTGAAGGTCACCTGAAGGAGCTCTACAAGGCCTCAG ggGGTCCATATGGTTCGATCGGCGTCGACTATGAATTTGAGAAGCTGCTCTGTAAGATCTTTGGTCAGGACTTTATTGATCAGTTTAAGATAAAGAGACCGGCTGCGTGGGTGGACCTGATGATAGCATTCGAGTCCCGCAAGAGAGCTGCAGCCCCCGACCGCTCCAACCCACTCAACATCAACCTGCCCTTCTCCTTCATCGACTACTACAAGAAGTTCCGCGGCCACAGTGTGGAGCACGCGCTGCGCAAGAGCAA tgtggacTTTGTAAAGTGGTCATCTCAGGGCATGTTGAGGATGAACCCAGATGCCATGAACGCTCTGTTCAAGCCCACTATCGACCACATCATCCAGCATCTGA AGGAGCTGTTTGAGAGGCCTGAGGTAACAGACATcaagttcctgttcttggtaggTGGTTTTGCCGAGTCACCGCTCCTGCAGAAGGCGGTGCAGGACATGTTGCAGGGGCGGAGCCGTGTCATCATCCCACATGATGTGGGTCTGACCATCCTGAAGGGAGCCGTGCTGTTCGGTCTGGACCCGGGCGTGATCAAGGTGCGCCGTTCACCACTGACCTACGGCGTGGGTGTGCTCAACCGCTTTGTGGAGGGGAAGCACCCACCTGAGAAGCTGCTGGTACGTGATGGCACACGCTGGTGCACTGATGTCTTCGATACGTTCATATCAGCTGACCAGTCGGTGGCGCTGGGTGAAACGGTGAAGCGCAGCTACACACCAGCCAAGCCTTCTCAGCAGGTCATCGTCATCCACGTGTACTGCTCAGAGCGGGAGCACGTAGGCTTCATCTCAGATGCAGGCGTGCGAAAGTGTGGCACGCTGCGCCTCGACGTCAGCGGCACAGAGAGTCCGGCAGCGGGGGTACGCCGTGAGATCCAGACGCTCATGCAGTTCGGCGACACCGAGATCCGAGCAATGGCCATTGACGTGGCCACCAACCGCACGGTCAAGGCCAGCATCGACTTCCTCggccagtga